TCTTCATACACCATTTTGAATTTATCGCCTTTTTGCGGATCGATGAAGAAGTCTATATCCCATTGGAAGATCTGAGTAAAAGTCATGGCCAGATTTGGATTGCCGTTCGCATCCAAAACTCCCTGCCAGAGTGAAGTATCGATTTGACCTTCGATAACTTTGGTTACTTTATAAGTTGGTAACGTATCAATTTTCGTATAATAATTATAAACGGAATCTTTTTCAGGATTGAAAGTATCCATCATTACACTGTATGTATAGATCTGATCGGGCATGAAATGAAGTTGGTTAACAACATCAGAGGAATCTAACACTACCAGAAAACTATCGGCAGGATGAGAATATCGCAGATCATAAATTGCGTTGAGTTTATTTACAAGCATGTAAACTGTGGCATTATCAATTTCTTCATCCATTAACGCATTTGCCAGAGTTTCACCCTTTTCCAATTCTCCCCGTTTATAATGAAATGGATCGATCTCTATTACTTCTTTTGGTTCTTCTTTTTGGCAGGAAATTAAGAAAAATATCAAAACAAAAAATATTAAAAAAAATCTATTCATTTATATTATTTACCTATTACTTTTTTACAGGCTTTTTTGAAGTTACGGGTATTCTTGTCAAATGAAAATCGGGGGAAATATAAACAAACAGATAAGGATTTAAGCATTTTCAAGATGATTTTACTGATAATTCGGGTTGGGTATTTTTCTATAATCTAAATTTTCAATCAAGATCACCAGGCAAAATATGATTCAAACTGTTTAATATATTCAATCAGAATTAATCAAATTCAAAGAAATAATAATTTGTAGGATTGCTAGCAGAATTAATATGTAATTGCTGTGTTTCTAATGGAATATAAGAGGAATCAGCACAAATAGACATTGCAAAATAATTTAATTCGGTTAAATCATAATAACCTAATGTATAAGAACGATCGATACCAATATCTATATTAAATTCTGTTCTAAAAACGGTTTGCAAATGACCATGAGAATATACTAAACCTTCTAATATAAAAAATTGATGATTTTCAGAATAATTATGGATTGAAACGGTTCCATAGTTGGAAGGTATCCTAATCGTCAATAATGAACCTATTTCTGAATAATTAATTATACCATCAACTGTGATAATTTCTCCAAAAAGCTGATTATTCAGGCTATTGCCTTTTGTTGTCCAAGTGTATGAAATAGAAGACGGAAAATCTTTAAAAGAAATAGTTTTTGTTTCAAAATTATCAATTTGCAATTCAAACAATTCGAAAATGCAAAACTCTATTGGAAAATAAGTTAAATTATAAATGTTAATCTGTGGTAAAATATTTATTTCAATTTTGCTTTCATTAAAAGCTCCTGTGTTATCCCAAGATTGAAATGTTAATGTTTTAGTCCCCCATTCAGAAACTACAGTATTCCATTCAAAGTCAATAGTTTCACTTTTTGCGATTTCATATAACGTATCCTGTTCCGCAAAAATGCATTGATTATATCCAATTTTATCAATATCTTTGAAAGTAGCAAAAATTTGAATATTTCCTGAATAAGTTTGACCATTCTGAGGTGAAATGACTGAAATCTCTGGATGGATAGAATCTTTGCTGCATGTGGTGAATGCAGCAGTATAAGTATCGTAATAATAGCAGTAAACGCCAGTTTGATAATAAGTATTTCTTACTCTCCAGTAATATAAAGTATTATTTTCTAAGAATTTGAGCTGGATAGGATTTTGAGTTGAACTATAATTTTCTAATGAATGAAAGTAAATTTCCGGTGGTGGTGATTCTGTGCCAAAATATAAACTCTGGTGTACTTCTCTTGCAAAATGATCATTAACAATTATCTGAGGAAAAACAGATACGTTTTCTGCATTTCTTTCAGGTGTAAAATCTGTTATTGTATAGGTCTCAGTTTCAAATTGACTAAAAGGTAAATCGCAACTTGATAACATAAAGATCATCACAGAAAATAAAATTGATATACCTATTTCTCTCATTCACCTTCCTTAAAAACAAGATGTTTCTAGCAAAAAAAAGATTATAATTCTGTCAAATGATCTAGCATGATTTTTGTTGTCAGCATTTCATATAGCATTCAAAAAACTTGACCTGAAAGCTGGAAAATCGGAACTGGAACAAATTGCGGCAATTGCCGTTAAAATAAAGAAATTAGGAAGTTTTATGTGGAATATAATCGGGGCAATAATTGCTCTGGGAGTTTTGGTAACGGTTCATGAATTCGGGCATTTTATTGCAGCTCGTTTATTTGGTGTGAAGGTAGAAAAATTTTCGATCGGGTTTGGGAAAAAGCTATTTTCTTTTCGCAAATGGGATACAGAATTCCGTATTTCATTGATACCTTTGGGCGGATATGTGAAAATGGTTGGCGAAAATCCTGATGAAGAGATCTTGGATGCAGAGCATTCCTATCGGACAAAAACCTGGTGGCAGAGAGCATTGATAGCTTTTGCCGGCCCGTTTTTAAATCTGATTTTTGCAGTTTTGCTGTTCATTACTTCTTTTGCTATTGGCAGAAATTATGAAGATCTTCAGCCAGTTGTAGGAGTGGTTGAAGAAAATTATTCCAGCATTTTCCAACCTGAAGATGAAATTCTGGAAGTTAATGGAAACGAAATAAAGGGTTGGAATCAGATCGTTCAATATACAAATACTGAAAAAGAAAACATTATCGAGATTCAACGTGGTGAATTTACAGAAATTATCGATCTTCCAGCTCTGAACCCAAATTTCTGGTACGAAGGAGTTAAACCATTCGTTCCAGCTCAAGTGGGGCAAGTAACGCCGGGAATGAGTGCCTTCAAATCTGGTTTGATGGATGGAGATGAAATATTGGAAGTGGACAGAAAACCTGTGAGTGACTGGTATGAAATGCGGGAAATGATCACCGATAATCCTAACGATGAAGTAGTTTTGAAAATTCGACGGAACGACCAGGAATTTGAAAAAACTTTGAAACTGGAAACCAACATTTATCAAGATAATAAAGTTATCGGCATTACAATGCCGAGTCCTGTAAAAATAAAAGAACGCTACAACCTGATCGAATCAATTGGTTACGGTACGGTTTCTACTATCAGTTTCGTTTACATGAATTATGCTTTGCTGTTCAAACTTGTAGCACATCCGGAAGCTATCAAGAGCAATATTGGCGGACCGGTGATGATCTACACTATGAGTCAGCAAACTGCGGGAAAAGGATTTGACGTTGTGCTTCTTTTCCTGGCTTCCATCAGTATCGTGCTGATGATAATGAATCTGCTGCCGATTCCGGTTTTGGATGGCGGTCATATATTTTTCTGTTTTATCGAAGGAATTTTCAAAAAACCATTATCCTTGAAAGTGCAGATAATATTGCAGAATATTGGAATTTTCATTTTGTTGTTTTTGATGGTATTTGCTTTCTGGAATGACTTCAGTCGTATTTTCAGCCGGAATTCAGCCATCCAACAACAAGAAACTGAAATGAGTAACTAAAACCTTGAAAAGGTTACAGTCAGAGGAATTCTTACATTTTACCTTTTCAATGGTTTGGTGAAGATTAAGCATGAATCAATGTTTTGGTGAAGATTAACCTTGAAAAGGTTTAGTTGAAAGAAAAGCCTTGTAAACCTTTTCAAGGATTAGGAATAGGGAGATAAATTATTTTTGAGTTTAAATTTGAAGGTAAAAGCGGCAAAGCCAGAGCTGGAATTCTGCAAACTCCGCACGGAGAAATAAGAACTCCCATTTTTATGCCGGTGGGAACCAGGGCAACGGTTAAAACTCTTACTCCGCAAAATCTGGAAGAGATCAAAGCTCAGATAATTCTGGGAAACACTTATCATCTTTATCTCCGTCCCGGTCATGAAATCATCAAAAAAGCCGGTGGTCTTCACAATTTTATGGGATGGAATAAACCTATCCTCACTGACAGTGGCGGTTTTCAGGTGATGAGCCTGAGCGGACTGCGAAAAATTACTCCCGAAGGTGTTCGTTTTCAATCTCACATCGACGGCAGCTATCACATGTTCACACCCGAAAAAGTTATGGAAATTCAAAATGCCATCGGAGCAGATATCATCATGTCTTTTGATGAATGTCCACCATTTCCTGCTACCAAAAAATATGTAGCAGATTCGCTGCAGACAACTCTGGATTGGGCAAAACGCGGAAAGGAAGCTCATAAAAACACTGCTAAACAAGCACTATTTGGAATTGTTCAAGGTGGAATTTATGATGATCTGAGGGAAGAAAGTGCAAAGAAGCTTATGGAAATGGATTTTCCTGGATATTCCATCGGTGGTTTGGCAGTTGGTGAGGACAAAAAAGATATGTTTCGCATCACGGAATTACTAAATGATATTTTACCTCAGAATAAACCTCGCTATTTAATGGGAGTGGGAACGCCAAATGATCTGCTGGAAAATATCGGTAACGGCATTGATATGTTCGATTGCGTGATGCCGACTCGAAATGCGCGCAAAGGAACTGTGTTTACCCGCCATGGAAAATTGATTGTAAAAGCTGCTCGTTACAAAGAAGATTTCGATCCTATCGACAGCGAATGTGAATGTTATACTTGCCGTAATTTCAGCCGTGCTTATATTCGTCATTTGTTCAGTGTTGATGAATTTCTGGGTATGAAACTGGCAACGATTCACAGCTTGCATTTTTACCTGGAATTGGTGGGAAAAGCTCGAAAAGCTATTTTGGAAGATCGTTATGAATCTTTCAAAAATTCATTTGGAACAAAACTGGATGAAATAATGGATTAATTATGGGAAAATTTAAAGAGATCAGTTTGGAGGAATTGAAGAAGTATTCGATCAAGGATCGACCCAGCAAAGTACATTTAGATGATCTTGCTAAGATTGAAGATTTAAGTGAATTGAATTTTCCAGATATTCTGGCTGCCAAAGATTTAAAAGAACTTGTCGATCGTTGTGCTGATGCAATCAAGGCCGGAAAACCGATATTTGTAGCTCTGGGTGGGCATGTAATCAAATGCGGACTTGCTCCTTTTCTGATCGAGATGATAAAAAAAGGTTGGATAAAAGGGTTATCTTCGAATGGCTCTGTTATCATTCACGATTTTGAACTAGCGATGTTTGGAAAAACTTCGGAAGATGTGGCAACTGCTTTGGAAGATGGCTCATTTGGGATGGTTACAGAAACTTGTGATTCATTAAATAAGACGATCCAAAATGCTGCTGAAAATAAACTTGGTTACGGTGAAGCAGTAGGAAAATATTTAGTAGAAAACAAAGCACCAAACAATGAAATATCTCTGGTGGCAAAAGCATATGAATACGATGTTCCATTCACAGTTCATGTGGCTTTGGGAACAGATATTAATCATCAGCATGAAACAGCTGATGGTGCAGCGATCGGAGATTGTTCAATGCGCGATTTTAGAATTCTCTGCAACAACTTGATCCAATTGAATGAAGGTGGTGTTTTTCTGAATTTCGGTTCTGCTGTTATATTGCCGGAAGTTTTCTTGAAAGCGATCACAGTTGTGCGAAATCTTGGTTACCCACTTAAGAATTTTTACACTGCTGTTTTTGATATGAATATGCATTATCGTCCACGTACAAACATTGTACATCGTCCAACGTTAAGTGGTGGGAAAGGCTATTATTTTGTAGGTCATCACGAAATTATGATTCCGTTATTTTATAAACTTCTAAAGGATAAAATTGATAATGCGTAAACTTCTTCTGATATTTATGATCAATATAATATCAATGTCTATCTTTTGTGAAGAGGAAAAAGCAAAGAAGAAAATTCCCATGAAAGCAGCAGCTCTTTCATTAATAGTTCCAGGTGGAGGTCAGTTTT
The genomic region above belongs to Candidatus Cloacimonadota bacterium and contains:
- the rseP gene encoding RIP metalloprotease RseP, which encodes MWNIIGAIIALGVLVTVHEFGHFIAARLFGVKVEKFSIGFGKKLFSFRKWDTEFRISLIPLGGYVKMVGENPDEEILDAEHSYRTKTWWQRALIAFAGPFLNLIFAVLLFITSFAIGRNYEDLQPVVGVVEENYSSIFQPEDEILEVNGNEIKGWNQIVQYTNTEKENIIEIQRGEFTEIIDLPALNPNFWYEGVKPFVPAQVGQVTPGMSAFKSGLMDGDEILEVDRKPVSDWYEMREMITDNPNDEVVLKIRRNDQEFEKTLKLETNIYQDNKVIGITMPSPVKIKERYNLIESIGYGTVSTISFVYMNYALLFKLVAHPEAIKSNIGGPVMIYTMSQQTAGKGFDVVLLFLASISIVLMIMNLLPIPVLDGGHIFFCFIEGIFKKPLSLKVQIILQNIGIFILLFLMVFAFWNDFSRIFSRNSAIQQQETEMSN
- the tgt gene encoding tRNA guanosine(34) transglycosylase Tgt; the encoded protein is MIFEFKFEGKSGKARAGILQTPHGEIRTPIFMPVGTRATVKTLTPQNLEEIKAQIILGNTYHLYLRPGHEIIKKAGGLHNFMGWNKPILTDSGGFQVMSLSGLRKITPEGVRFQSHIDGSYHMFTPEKVMEIQNAIGADIIMSFDECPPFPATKKYVADSLQTTLDWAKRGKEAHKNTAKQALFGIVQGGIYDDLREESAKKLMEMDFPGYSIGGLAVGEDKKDMFRITELLNDILPQNKPRYLMGVGTPNDLLENIGNGIDMFDCVMPTRNARKGTVFTRHGKLIVKAARYKEDFDPIDSECECYTCRNFSRAYIRHLFSVDEFLGMKLATIHSLHFYLELVGKARKAILEDRYESFKNSFGTKLDEIMD